A portion of the Bacillota bacterium genome contains these proteins:
- a CDS encoding response regulator transcription factor, translating into MAPANVLVVDDEERMRRLLRLYLENEGYSVVEASNGTEALQRFREGPFDLVVLDLMLPQTDGWAVCRSIRRAGDVPLIILTALGSESERLLGFDLGADDYVTKPFSPKELVSRAKALLRRANRARELPPSISHGPLVIEPHSRTVRYGSKDLPLAPKEFDLLQLLAAHPRQVFTRDQLLNDVWGYD; encoded by the coding sequence TTGGCCCCGGCCAACGTTCTGGTCGTCGACGATGAGGAGCGGATGCGGCGTCTCCTCCGGCTATACCTGGAGAACGAAGGATACTCGGTGGTCGAGGCTTCGAATGGGACGGAGGCCCTCCAGCGGTTCCGCGAGGGCCCTTTCGACCTCGTCGTCCTTGACCTGATGTTGCCCCAGACCGACGGTTGGGCGGTTTGCCGCTCGATTCGCCGAGCCGGCGACGTCCCGCTGATCATCCTGACCGCCCTCGGCTCAGAGTCGGAGCGGCTATTGGGTTTCGACCTCGGAGCCGACGACTACGTGACCAAGCCGTTCAGTCCCAAGGAACTGGTCTCCCGAGCTAAGGCCCTGTTGAGGAGGGCCAACCGGGCTCGGGAGCTGCCCCCTTCCATCAGCCATGGCCCCCTGGTCATCGAGCCGCATTCCCGGACCGTCCGATACGGGTCTAAGGACTTGCCCCTGGCCCCCAAGGAGTTTGATCTCCTGCAACTCTTGGCCGCCCATCCCCGCCAAGTCTTCACCCGTGATCAACTGCTGAACGATGTATGGGGCTACGAC
- a CDS encoding DUF2933 domain-containing protein — MKNKQWLVLGLCAVGAIGLFAALTGRLGGNIGWLLILLCPLSHIFMMGGHGHQHQQSTTPAPAEDEEKDRSTPAARGQSCH, encoded by the coding sequence GTGAAGAATAAACAATGGTTGGTGCTCGGTCTCTGCGCGGTGGGAGCCATCGGGCTCTTCGCCGCCCTCACCGGTCGGCTCGGCGGCAACATCGGCTGGCTGCTGATCCTGCTTTGCCCGCTATCGCACATCTTCATGATGGGCGGTCATGGACACCAGCACCAGCAGTCGACCACCCCGGCCCCGGCGGAGGATGAGGAGAAGGACCGTTCGACCCCGGCGGCCCGCGGGCAATCCTGTCATTAG
- a CDS encoding heavy metal translocating P-type ATPase, with the protein MAIRQVNLRVEGMTCASCVSKIETALKNLPGVQSAQANLAGGAVGARYDDAGVGVGELAGAVNDLGYQVAVESINLHVTGMTCTACVGKVEKAVAGLPGVTAVTVSLPAESARVQFYAGAVERAEIKKAIRDLGYGANEKLTGQAQLDREREAREKEVRRQTRNMWLVWPVAMLIMLGTFRDYWIFPSFVPALLGNKLVLGLLTTPLVFGPGWQFFRNSYNGLRHGVTDMNLLYATGIGAAYLIGVINTAWPTAGFGGPNATFFESAALLTAFIILGRWLEALTRGRTSEAIRRLMSLQPRVARVVRGGEELEIPADEVEVGDLIQVRPGEGVPVDGEVTDGYSAVDESMITGESIPAEKRAGDRVIGGTVNKTGAFRFRATRVGKDTALAQIIKLVEDAQASKAPIQKVADFVAGHFILGVHVLALAVFGFWFFFGFERFFDPSSRFILSPYALGEIGVFGFALLESITVLVISCPCAVGLATPSAMMAGTGKAAEYGILFKGAEAIETTSKLTTIVFDKTGTLTKGEPSLTDVVAMDGFTEDTVITMAAAAERHSEHPLGEAIVRGAAGRGLTPVEPEEFEAIPGHGIKARVIGRSVLLGNRKLLGEAGIDLGSAIERAEALEARGKTVMFLALDGRLAGLVAVADTLKETTVQAVRRLQAMGIETAMITGDNRRTAQAIAREVGIDNVLAEVLPENKAAEVRKLQASGKRVAMVGDGINDAPALAQANVGIAIGSGTDVAKETGQVILIKSDIEDVVSAIEVARATMGKVYQNLFWAFIYNSVGIPVAAGLLYPFTRMVVSPELAAFFMATSSFSVTMNTLLLKNFRPSLSRRPRPNDAPPASRSVVESTARASL; encoded by the coding sequence TTGGCGATCAGACAGGTGAATCTCCGAGTCGAGGGGATGACTTGTGCTTCCTGCGTCAGCAAGATCGAAACCGCCCTGAAGAACCTGCCTGGGGTCCAGTCCGCTCAAGCCAACCTGGCCGGGGGGGCGGTAGGTGCCCGCTATGACGACGCCGGCGTCGGAGTCGGGGAGTTGGCGGGGGCCGTGAACGACCTGGGCTACCAGGTGGCCGTGGAGTCGATCAATCTCCACGTCACCGGGATGACCTGCACCGCCTGCGTGGGCAAGGTCGAGAAGGCCGTCGCGGGCCTCCCGGGGGTCACCGCCGTCACGGTCAGCCTGCCGGCGGAGTCGGCCAGGGTGCAATTCTATGCCGGGGCGGTGGAACGGGCCGAGATCAAGAAGGCGATCCGGGACCTCGGCTACGGGGCCAATGAGAAACTGACCGGCCAGGCCCAACTGGACCGGGAGAGGGAGGCCCGAGAGAAGGAGGTGCGCCGCCAGACCCGCAACATGTGGCTCGTCTGGCCGGTGGCCATGCTCATCATGCTCGGGACCTTCCGCGACTACTGGATCTTCCCGAGCTTCGTCCCGGCCCTGCTGGGGAACAAGCTCGTCCTCGGCCTGCTGACCACGCCGCTCGTCTTCGGTCCCGGCTGGCAGTTCTTCCGCAACAGCTATAACGGCCTGAGGCACGGGGTCACCGACATGAACCTGCTCTACGCGACGGGGATCGGTGCCGCCTACCTCATTGGGGTGATCAACACCGCCTGGCCGACCGCCGGTTTCGGCGGGCCCAACGCCACCTTCTTTGAATCCGCGGCCCTCCTCACAGCGTTCATCATCCTTGGCCGGTGGCTGGAAGCGCTCACCCGTGGCCGGACTTCCGAGGCCATCCGCCGCCTCATGTCCCTGCAGCCCAGGGTGGCCCGGGTCGTCCGGGGCGGCGAGGAACTGGAGATCCCGGCCGATGAGGTCGAAGTCGGAGACCTGATCCAGGTCCGGCCGGGTGAGGGGGTCCCGGTCGACGGCGAAGTCACGGACGGCTATTCCGCGGTCGACGAATCGATGATCACCGGCGAGAGCATCCCCGCGGAGAAGCGGGCCGGTGACCGGGTCATCGGTGGGACGGTGAACAAGACCGGAGCCTTCCGCTTCCGGGCCACCCGGGTCGGCAAGGACACCGCCCTGGCCCAGATCATCAAGCTCGTCGAGGACGCTCAGGCCTCGAAGGCCCCCATCCAGAAAGTGGCGGATTTTGTCGCCGGCCATTTCATCCTGGGCGTTCACGTCCTCGCCCTGGCGGTCTTCGGGTTCTGGTTCTTCTTCGGCTTCGAACGTTTCTTTGACCCGTCCAGCCGGTTCATCCTGTCACCTTACGCCCTCGGGGAGATCGGGGTCTTCGGCTTCGCCCTCCTCGAGAGCATCACCGTGCTCGTCATCTCCTGCCCGTGCGCGGTCGGTCTGGCCACCCCCAGCGCGATGATGGCCGGCACGGGAAAGGCCGCCGAGTACGGCATCCTCTTCAAGGGCGCCGAGGCGATCGAGACGACCAGCAAGTTGACGACCATCGTCTTCGACAAGACCGGCACCCTGACCAAGGGCGAGCCGTCGCTCACCGACGTGGTGGCGATGGATGGTTTCACCGAGGATACCGTGATCACCATGGCCGCGGCCGCCGAACGCCATTCGGAGCACCCGCTCGGAGAGGCCATCGTCCGGGGGGCGGCGGGGAGGGGCCTGACCCCCGTCGAGCCCGAGGAGTTCGAAGCGATCCCCGGCCACGGGATCAAGGCCCGGGTGATCGGCCGATCGGTCCTCCTCGGCAACCGCAAGCTCCTCGGCGAAGCCGGGATCGACCTCGGGTCGGCTATCGAGCGGGCGGAGGCTTTGGAAGCCCGGGGCAAGACCGTCATGTTCCTGGCCCTCGACGGCCGCCTCGCCGGGCTCGTCGCCGTGGCCGACACCCTGAAGGAAACCACCGTCCAGGCCGTCCGGAGACTCCAGGCGATGGGCATCGAAACGGCCATGATCACTGGGGACAACCGCCGCACCGCCCAGGCCATCGCCCGCGAGGTCGGCATCGACAACGTCCTGGCCGAGGTCCTTCCGGAGAACAAGGCGGCCGAAGTCCGCAAGCTCCAAGCCAGTGGCAAGAGGGTGGCCATGGTCGGCGACGGGATCAACGACGCCCCGGCCCTCGCCCAGGCCAACGTGGGCATCGCCATCGGCAGCGGGACCGACGTGGCCAAGGAGACCGGTCAGGTCATCCTAATCAAGAGCGACATCGAGGACGTCGTGTCGGCGATCGAGGTGGCCCGGGCCACCATGGGCAAGGTCTACCAGAACCTCTTCTGGGCCTTCATCTACAACTCGGTCGGCATCCCGGTCGCCGCCGGGCTGCTGTATCCCTTCACGCGCATGGTCGTCAGCCCCGAACTGGCCGCCTTCTTCATGGCCACCAGTTCCTTCTCGGTGACGATGAACACCTTGTTGCTCAAGAACTTTCGCCCAAGCCTGAGCCGAAGACCGCGGCCCAACGACGCGCCGCCCGCCTCGCGGTCGGTGGTCGAGTCCACGGCTCGGGCCAGCCTGTGA